The following are encoded in a window of Arthrobacter antioxidans genomic DNA:
- the glnA gene encoding type I glutamate--ammonia ligase: MFKNADEVLKFIADEDIRFVDVRFTDLPGVQQHFNVPAKTVDADFFIHGQLFDGSSIRGFQGIAESDMQLIPDVTTAFIDTFRAEKTLALNFSIVNPRTGDPYHRDPRSVAERAEAYLSSTGIADTAFFAPEAEFFIFDNVQYESSPQGSFYKVDSIEAPWNSGREEVGGNLGNKTPFKGGYFPVSPVDKQADLRDAICVELDKAGLEVERSHHEVGGAGQAEINYKFTTMTHAADDLQKFKYIVKNVSNAWGKSATFMPKPVFGDNGSGMHCHQSLWSNGVPLFYDERGYAGLSDMARWYIGGLLKHASAVLAFTNPTVNSYRRLVKGFEAPVNMVYSQGNRSAGIRIPITGSNPKAKRIEFRAPDPSSNPYLAFAAQLMAGLDGIKNRIEPADPIDKDLYELPAEEAKDIQKAPGSLEEALLALEADNEFLQAGDVFTQDLIDTWIEYKREMEIKPLSLRPNPYEFELYYGV, encoded by the coding sequence ATGTTTAAGAATGCGGACGAGGTCCTCAAGTTCATCGCCGACGAAGACATCAGGTTTGTCGATGTCCGATTCACCGACCTGCCCGGCGTGCAGCAGCACTTCAACGTCCCCGCCAAGACGGTCGACGCGGACTTCTTCATCCACGGGCAGCTCTTCGACGGCTCCTCCATCCGCGGCTTCCAGGGCATCGCCGAGTCGGACATGCAGCTGATCCCGGACGTGACGACGGCGTTCATCGACACGTTCCGCGCCGAGAAGACCCTCGCGCTGAACTTCTCCATCGTCAACCCGCGCACCGGCGACCCCTACCACCGCGATCCCCGCAGCGTCGCCGAGCGTGCGGAGGCGTACCTCTCCTCGACCGGCATCGCGGACACGGCGTTCTTCGCCCCCGAGGCCGAGTTCTTCATCTTCGACAACGTGCAGTACGAATCCTCCCCGCAGGGCAGCTTCTACAAGGTGGACTCCATCGAGGCGCCCTGGAACAGCGGCCGCGAGGAAGTCGGCGGCAACCTCGGCAACAAGACGCCGTTCAAGGGCGGCTACTTCCCGGTGTCCCCCGTCGACAAGCAGGCGGACCTGCGCGACGCGATCTGCGTCGAGCTGGACAAGGCGGGCCTCGAGGTCGAGCGGTCCCACCACGAGGTCGGCGGCGCCGGCCAGGCCGAGATCAACTACAAGTTCACGACCATGACGCACGCTGCGGATGACCTGCAGAAGTTCAAGTACATCGTCAAGAACGTCTCGAACGCCTGGGGCAAGTCCGCCACCTTCATGCCGAAGCCCGTCTTCGGCGACAACGGCTCCGGCATGCACTGCCACCAGTCCCTGTGGAGCAACGGCGTGCCGCTGTTCTACGACGAGCGCGGCTACGCCGGTCTCTCCGACATGGCCCGCTGGTACATCGGCGGCCTGCTCAAGCACGCGTCCGCCGTCCTGGCCTTCACCAACCCGACGGTCAACTCCTACCGCCGCCTGGTCAAGGGCTTCGAAGCCCCGGTCAACATGGTCTACTCGCAGGGCAACCGCTCCGCCGGCATCCGCATCCCGATCACCGGGTCCAACCCGAAGGCCAAGCGCATCGAGTTCCGCGCGCCGGACCCGTCGTCGAACCCGTACCTGGCCTTCGCCGCGCAGCTCATGGCCGGCCTCGACGGGATCAAGAACCGCATCGAGCCCGCGGATCCCATCGACAAGGACCTCTACGAGCTCCCCGCCGAGGAGGCCAAGGACATCCAGAAGGCCCCCGGCTCGCTCGAGGAGGCCCTGCTGGCCCTCGAGGCGGACAACGAGTTCCTGCAGGCGGGCGACGTCTTCACGCAGGACCTGATCGACACGTGGATCGAGTACAAGCGCGAGATGGAGATCAAGCCGCTCTCCCTGCGCCCGAACCCCTACGAGTTCGAGCTCTACTACGGCGTCTAG
- a CDS encoding RDD family protein, giving the protein MVSRHDIGSWMEGPSPSGNQQWPGQRLGRPASGPGSIARFPPRAAALLIDWVLCSLLSAAFFDYDSFATLYIFLIEQILFVGFFGYSIGHRLLRMQVQTLDGRPAGYLTAIIRSVLLCLVIPALIIDADQRGIHDRARGTGLFRI; this is encoded by the coding sequence GTGGTAAGTAGACATGACATCGGCTCGTGGATGGAAGGCCCCTCGCCGTCGGGCAACCAGCAGTGGCCCGGCCAGCGGCTCGGACGGCCCGCATCGGGTCCCGGGTCGATCGCCCGGTTCCCGCCGAGGGCCGCGGCGCTCCTGATCGACTGGGTCCTCTGTTCGCTGCTGTCCGCAGCGTTCTTCGACTACGACTCCTTCGCCACGCTGTACATCTTCCTCATCGAACAGATCCTGTTCGTCGGCTTCTTCGGCTACAGCATCGGGCATCGCCTGCTGCGCATGCAGGTGCAGACTCTGGACGGCCGGCCTGCGGGCTACCTCACCGCGATCATCCGGAGCGTGCTCCTGTGCCTCGTGATCCCGGCACTGATCATCGACGCGGACCAGCGCGGGATCCACGACCGGGCGCGAGGCACCGGACTCTTCCGCATCTAG
- a CDS encoding DUF4191 domain-containing protein — translation MSHTIDPSGSPTPKRRLFSRKPKAAKGPKKTGRMKQVSEVFKMTRRNDPSVVWFMLLAFVGIIALGLLIGLLIDNVITLMIIAIPLAFLAAIFILSRRAERAAFSQIEGKPGAAGAALSVLRRGWILQEQPVAVNPRTQDAVFRVIGRPGVILVSEGPSTRVKQLVDGEKRKMARIIPNVPIHVIETGRDERQVPLSKLPKTVQKLKKTLTKQEVSAVDKRLSALGTKLPIPKGVDPFKARPDRKAMRGR, via the coding sequence ATGTCGCACACGATCGATCCTTCCGGTTCCCCCACGCCCAAACGCCGTCTCTTCTCGCGCAAGCCGAAGGCCGCGAAGGGCCCCAAGAAGACCGGCCGCATGAAGCAGGTCTCCGAGGTCTTCAAGATGACGCGGCGCAACGATCCGAGCGTCGTCTGGTTCATGCTGCTGGCGTTCGTGGGCATCATCGCGCTGGGGCTGCTGATCGGGCTGCTGATCGACAACGTCATCACCCTGATGATCATCGCCATCCCGCTCGCGTTCCTCGCGGCGATCTTCATCCTGTCCCGTCGGGCCGAACGCGCGGCGTTCTCCCAGATCGAGGGGAAGCCGGGCGCGGCCGGTGCTGCCCTGAGCGTCCTGCGGCGCGGCTGGATCCTCCAGGAGCAGCCCGTCGCAGTCAACCCGCGCACCCAGGACGCCGTGTTCCGCGTCATCGGCCGCCCGGGAGTCATCCTCGTCTCGGAGGGCCCGTCCACCCGGGTCAAGCAGCTCGTGGACGGCGAGAAGCGCAAGATGGCCCGCATCATCCCGAACGTGCCCATCCACGTCATCGAGACCGGTCGCGACGAGCGCCAGGTCCCCCTGTCCAAGCTCCCGAAGACCGTGCAGAAACTCAAGAAGACCCTCACCAAGCAGGAGGTGTCGGCCGTCGACAAGCGACTGAGTGCCCTCGGGACGAAGCTGCCGATCCCCAAGGGCGTGGATCCGTTCAAGGCCCGTCCTGACCGCAAGGCGATGCGCGGACGCTGA
- the lipA gene encoding lipoyl synthase has protein sequence MSLAPEGRRLLRVEARNAETPVERKPDWIKAKVNIGPEFVAMKNLVKKEGLHTVCEEAGCPNIFECWEDREATFLIGGSECTRRCDFCQIDTGKPQPLDRSEPFKVAQSVQSMNLRYATVTGVARDDLPDEGVWLYAETIRQIHSMNPGTGVEILIPDFSGRPEHIAAICDAAPEVFAHNVETVPRIFKRIRPAFRYERSLDVITQGRDRGMVTKSNLILGMGETREEISEALRDLHDAGCDLITITQYLRPSERHLPVDRWVKPAEFVELSEEAEAIGFLGVMSGPLVRSSYRAGRLWARAMRKKGLELPPELAHLDESGSALQEASSLLAG, from the coding sequence GTGAGTCTTGCACCCGAGGGCCGCCGGCTGCTGCGCGTCGAGGCGCGCAACGCCGAGACACCGGTGGAGCGAAAGCCCGACTGGATCAAGGCCAAGGTCAACATCGGCCCGGAATTCGTGGCCATGAAGAACCTGGTGAAGAAGGAGGGCCTGCACACCGTCTGCGAGGAGGCAGGCTGCCCCAACATCTTCGAGTGCTGGGAGGACCGGGAGGCCACGTTCCTCATCGGCGGCTCCGAGTGCACCCGGCGGTGCGACTTCTGCCAGATCGACACCGGCAAGCCGCAGCCCCTGGACCGCAGTGAGCCCTTCAAGGTCGCCCAGTCGGTGCAGTCGATGAACCTGCGCTACGCGACGGTCACGGGCGTCGCGCGGGACGACCTGCCCGACGAGGGTGTCTGGCTCTACGCCGAGACCATCCGGCAGATCCACAGCATGAACCCGGGCACCGGCGTCGAGATCCTGATCCCCGATTTCTCCGGTCGCCCCGAGCACATCGCGGCGATCTGCGATGCCGCCCCGGAGGTCTTCGCGCACAACGTCGAGACCGTCCCCCGCATCTTCAAGCGGATCCGCCCGGCGTTCCGGTACGAGCGTTCCCTCGACGTCATCACCCAGGGGCGCGACCGCGGCATGGTCACGAAGTCGAACCTCATCCTGGGGATGGGCGAGACCAGGGAGGAGATCTCCGAGGCCCTCCGCGACCTCCACGACGCCGGCTGCGACCTCATCACGATCACGCAGTACCTGCGCCCGAGCGAGCGCCACCTCCCCGTGGACCGCTGGGTGAAGCCCGCCGAGTTCGTCGAACTGAGCGAGGAGGCCGAGGCGATCGGTTTCCTCGGCGTGATGAGCGGCCCCCTCGTGCGCTCGTCGTACCGCGCGGGCCGCCTCTGGGCACGCGCCATGCGCAAGAAGGGCCTCGAGCTCCCCCCGGAACTCGCGCACCTGGACGAGTCCGGATCCGCCCTGCAGGAAGCGTCCTCGCTCCTCGCCGGCTGA
- the lipB gene encoding lipoyl(octanoyl) transferase LipB has protein sequence MTLVLSRVGLAPDYIEYTQGWEMQQALHARVVGGAAPSTVLLLEHAAVYTAGKRTEDHERPFDGTPVVAVDRGGKLTWHGPGQLVGYPILALRDPARVADYVHTLEEVIIASLRPLGIDGIRIDGRSGVWLAETDTQPARKIAAIGIRVRNRVTMHGFAINCSNDLAPFQQIVPCGIADAGVTTISAECGRTVTPADLVSSIEAELRKNEAVLVGKDDAEAPDHDPAGAGGTPGPVQNQPEGASL, from the coding sequence ATGACTCTTGTGCTGTCGCGCGTCGGCCTCGCTCCGGACTACATCGAGTACACGCAGGGGTGGGAGATGCAGCAGGCACTCCACGCCCGGGTGGTGGGGGGCGCCGCACCGAGCACCGTCCTCCTCCTCGAGCACGCCGCCGTGTACACGGCGGGCAAACGCACCGAGGATCACGAGAGGCCCTTCGACGGCACTCCCGTCGTGGCCGTCGACCGCGGCGGGAAACTCACCTGGCACGGCCCGGGACAACTGGTCGGCTACCCCATCCTCGCGCTGCGGGATCCGGCGCGTGTCGCCGACTACGTCCACACCCTGGAGGAGGTCATCATCGCCTCCCTGCGCCCCCTCGGGATCGACGGCATCAGGATCGACGGGCGGTCCGGGGTCTGGCTCGCGGAGACCGACACGCAGCCCGCCCGCAAGATCGCGGCCATCGGGATCCGCGTGAGGAACCGCGTCACCATGCACGGCTTCGCCATCAACTGCAGCAACGATCTGGCGCCCTTCCAGCAGATCGTCCCCTGCGGCATCGCGGACGCCGGAGTCACCACCATCTCCGCCGAATGCGGCCGCACGGTCACACCGGCCGATCTCGTTTCGTCGATCGAGGCCGAACTGCGCAAGAATGAGGCGGTGCTGGTGGGCAAGGATGACGCCGAAGCACCCGACCACGACCCTGCCGGAGCCGGCGGTACGCCCGGCCCCGTCCAGAACCAGCCAGAAGGAGCTTCCCTGTGA
- a CDS encoding serine/threonine-protein kinase — MDEDTRSTPTGSSADVTAGTPAGAAVRAAASSSGMPDDAWNTDPDGAERPAVPGLRVGRLLGRGGSSAVWLVTDDGGRRFALKVITPVPPGPAEGRGGQRAAAPTRRGRRAATGAAPFVAAAPAPSSGTGRRAGTGARTGGDGADVLARELTLLQRFTHDHLVRVHRLVGTDQGPGLLMDLAPGGSLLGLVTSRGPLPVPEVVTALVPVAQVLGYLHGAGALHGDVTPGNILFTAEGKPLLGDLGTGRLLGAERDGHAGTPGFLDPLHDGSFDAGADVFALAAVAWFALTGRVPGPAEQRPPLALIVPEIPRELMQLIEDALSSSRDRRPTADDFARGLLAGATPVPVDLVPAVHTSVLPELLTRRADPPPSAPPSRWTRLAGIRPRSDGGVPGAPGAGRGRRPAGGRPREALLWAPGPGARPFEGRSREPLRGAGQASAPRRAARQQESGRTGRERRTRGVLAILAGVAAVVLLIAGMALTVDVVRSAEPAADSAPGAVPGAVPDAAPGAATDASPSGAGSDRADPVPTDRTEAGGGDDPPGADPGRAAPAADPAAALDGLAAVRARAFAEADPDLLAMVDVEGSPAMAVDREAVGALAETGRTLRDLSIDIRDAAALTDAELAGLPALASLAAVTDPPPTIEVSVVRATAALSSYTETAAGTGPPRSGPSPLTAAGRQELIFVLWSSADGWRIHSVVAPPA, encoded by the coding sequence ATGGACGAAGACACCCGATCCACGCCGACGGGATCATCAGCGGACGTCACGGCGGGCACCCCGGCGGGCGCTGCGGTGAGGGCCGCCGCATCGTCGTCGGGCATGCCGGACGACGCCTGGAACACCGATCCCGACGGCGCGGAGCGGCCCGCTGTCCCGGGGCTGCGGGTCGGACGCCTCCTGGGCCGGGGCGGTTCCTCCGCGGTGTGGCTGGTGACGGACGACGGCGGACGGCGCTTCGCGCTCAAGGTGATCACGCCGGTTCCGCCGGGTCCCGCGGAGGGACGTGGCGGGCAGCGCGCTGCGGCGCCGACACGTCGCGGGAGACGCGCTGCCACCGGGGCCGCGCCGTTCGTCGCGGCAGCGCCCGCGCCCTCGTCGGGCACCGGCCGCCGCGCGGGCACGGGCGCGCGGACAGGCGGCGACGGGGCGGACGTGCTCGCGCGCGAACTGACGCTCCTCCAGCGCTTCACCCATGACCACCTCGTCAGGGTGCACCGCCTCGTCGGGACGGACCAGGGCCCCGGGCTGCTGATGGACCTCGCCCCGGGCGGTTCGTTGCTCGGCCTCGTGACGAGTCGCGGCCCCCTGCCGGTCCCCGAGGTCGTGACGGCCCTGGTCCCGGTGGCGCAGGTGCTCGGCTACCTGCACGGCGCCGGAGCCCTGCACGGCGACGTGACACCGGGGAACATCCTGTTCACGGCCGAGGGCAAGCCGCTCCTCGGCGATCTCGGGACGGGGCGCCTCCTGGGGGCCGAGCGTGATGGCCACGCGGGGACACCCGGCTTCCTCGATCCGCTCCACGACGGGTCGTTCGACGCCGGCGCCGACGTCTTCGCCCTGGCGGCCGTGGCCTGGTTCGCGCTGACCGGCCGGGTCCCCGGACCCGCCGAGCAGCGGCCGCCCCTCGCACTGATCGTCCCGGAGATACCGCGGGAGCTCATGCAGCTCATCGAGGATGCGCTGAGCTCCAGCCGGGACCGGCGCCCCACCGCGGACGACTTCGCCCGCGGCCTGCTGGCCGGCGCCACGCCGGTCCCCGTCGACCTCGTTCCGGCCGTGCATACGAGCGTCCTGCCGGAACTGCTGACCCGGCGCGCGGACCCTCCGCCCAGCGCTCCGCCGTCCCGATGGACGCGGCTGGCCGGCATCCGCCCGCGCTCCGACGGGGGAGTACCCGGAGCGCCCGGAGCCGGGCGGGGACGACGCCCCGCAGGGGGGCGCCCGCGGGAAGCACTCCTGTGGGCACCCGGGCCGGGAGCACGCCCGTTTGAAGGACGCTCGCGAGAACCGCTCCGGGGCGCAGGGCAGGCCTCCGCCCCCCGACGGGCGGCGCGCCAGCAGGAGTCGGGCCGTACAGGGCGGGAGCGACGCACCCGGGGCGTGCTGGCGATCCTGGCGGGAGTGGCGGCGGTCGTGCTGCTCATCGCGGGGATGGCCCTGACCGTCGACGTCGTCCGTTCCGCGGAGCCCGCGGCCGACAGTGCACCCGGTGCCGTGCCCGGTGCCGTTCCCGACGCTGCTCCCGGCGCCGCCACCGATGCGTCGCCGTCCGGTGCCGGGTCCGACCGTGCGGATCCCGTCCCGACGGACCGGACCGAGGCAGGCGGCGGGGACGACCCGCCGGGAGCGGACCCGGGCCGGGCCGCGCCGGCCGCCGATCCCGCCGCAGCGCTGGACGGCCTGGCCGCCGTGCGCGCGCGGGCCTTCGCCGAGGCCGATCCGGACCTGCTCGCGATGGTCGACGTCGAGGGGTCCCCTGCGATGGCGGTGGACCGTGAAGCGGTCGGGGCGCTCGCGGAGACGGGCAGGACCCTCCGTGACCTGTCGATCGACATCCGGGACGCGGCCGCCCTGACGGACGCGGAGCTGGCGGGCCTCCCGGCGCTCGCGAGCCTGGCGGCGGTCACCGACCCGCCCCCGACCATCGAGGTGTCCGTGGTCCGGGCGACGGCGGCGCTCTCCTCCTACACCGAGACGGCGGCGGGGACGGGGCCGCCGCGGTCCGGGCCGAGCCCGCTCACGGCGGCCGGTCGGCAGGAGCTGATCTTCGTCCTCTGGAGTTCCGCCGACGGCTGGCGGATCCACTCCGTCGTCGCGCCGCCCGCCTGA
- a CDS encoding TIGR01777 family oxidoreductase, which produces MRILLAGASGTIGTALIRQLETNHEVRRLVRRAPKGPQEVRWHPSAGELDVDAVDWADAVINLSGAGIAGGLWTRSYRETLYSSRILPTRTLVDAMRKAANPPAVFISQSASGYYGDRGDEVLTEGSSSGGTLLADICRRWEAEALRAPDTVRVVLARTGIVMSEKGGALPKLLTPIRFFAGTSLGSGRQWWPWISLDDEVRALEFLLTAPLSGPVNLSAPAPATLDAITLHLGEALHRPVWFRVPGPILTTVIGQLAYELLLVSSRMEPRALTRAGFTFGEPTPEALAAWVHRTVTS; this is translated from the coding sequence ATGCGCATCCTCCTCGCCGGCGCGTCCGGGACCATCGGTACTGCCCTCATCCGCCAGCTCGAGACGAACCATGAGGTCCGACGCCTGGTGCGCAGGGCTCCAAAGGGTCCGCAGGAGGTCCGGTGGCACCCCTCCGCCGGGGAGCTCGACGTCGACGCCGTCGACTGGGCGGACGCCGTCATCAACCTCTCCGGGGCGGGCATCGCGGGCGGACTCTGGACGAGGAGCTACAGGGAGACGCTCTACTCCTCGCGTATCCTGCCCACCCGCACGCTCGTCGACGCGATGCGGAAGGCCGCGAACCCGCCCGCTGTCTTCATCAGCCAGTCCGCGTCGGGCTACTACGGGGACCGCGGTGACGAGGTGCTGACCGAGGGTTCGTCCTCCGGCGGGACGCTGCTCGCCGACATCTGCCGCCGGTGGGAGGCCGAAGCGCTCCGCGCTCCCGACACCGTCCGTGTCGTGCTCGCCCGCACCGGGATCGTCATGTCGGAAAAGGGCGGCGCGCTGCCCAAACTGCTGACCCCAATCCGATTCTTCGCCGGGACCTCGCTCGGTTCCGGCCGCCAGTGGTGGCCATGGATCAGCCTCGACGACGAGGTCAGGGCGCTCGAGTTCCTCCTCACGGCACCGCTGTCGGGGCCGGTCAACCTGAGCGCTCCTGCGCCCGCGACCCTGGATGCGATCACCCTGCACCTCGGCGAGGCACTTCACCGGCCGGTGTGGTTCCGCGTCCCCGGCCCGATCCTGACCACCGTCATCGGGCAGCTCGCCTACGAACTCCTGCTGGTCAGCTCCCGGATGGAGCCTCGCGCGCTGACCCGGGCCGGCTTCACCTTCGGCGAGCCCACACCGGAGGCCCTCGCCGCCTGGGTGCACCGCACCGTGACGTCCTGA
- a CDS encoding OsmC family protein — translation MATVRTAHTVWSGDLASGSGQVSLDSSGLGTYDVTWKARAEQSGGKTSPEELIAAAHSACFSMAFSNALGEEGKTPERVETKAEVDFQPGTGITAIRLTLDATVPGLSEEDFQRVAQAAKVGCPVSQALAAVKDISLTATLQG, via the coding sequence ATGGCTACCGTTCGCACAGCCCATACCGTCTGGAGCGGGGACCTCGCCTCGGGCTCGGGGCAGGTCTCGCTCGACTCCTCAGGCCTCGGCACCTACGACGTCACCTGGAAGGCACGCGCCGAGCAGTCCGGAGGCAAGACGAGCCCCGAGGAGCTCATTGCCGCCGCGCACTCCGCCTGCTTCTCGATGGCCTTCAGCAACGCCCTCGGCGAGGAGGGGAAGACCCCGGAGCGCGTCGAGACGAAGGCGGAGGTGGACTTCCAGCCGGGGACCGGGATCACCGCCATCCGCCTCACGCTGGACGCCACCGTGCCCGGACTGTCCGAGGAGGACTTCCAGCGCGTGGCCCAGGCCGCCAAGGTGGGCTGCCCGGTGTCGCAGGCGCTGGCCGCGGTCAAGGACATCTCCCTGACCGCCACGCTGCAGGGCTGA
- the sucB gene encoding 2-oxoglutarate dehydrogenase, E2 component, dihydrolipoamide succinyltransferase, whose translation MSESVNLPALGESVTEGTVTRWLKQVGDRVEVDEPLLEVSTDKVDTEIPSPIAGVIEEILVAEDETAEVGAPLVRIGDGSGSADGGSTDTGSADASAAPAAEEAPAEPDAEPDAEPEAAPAAAESSDDEPSADSSEGTEVTLPALGESVTEGTVTRWLKAVGDDVEVDEPLLEVSTDKVDTEIPSPVAGKLQEIRVNEDETAEVGAVLAVIGSGAAAPRKTEAAAGEPLAAAPAEERDDAPAKEAPQASTPDDAPAPKPAAAEDKPAGKTAPEPAAEAAPAEVSGGSDAAAYVTPLVRRLANQNDVDLSTVKGTGVGGRIRKQDVLEAAEAKKAPQAEPAAADAAPAPAAAAPSKPAAPAVEPSKLRGTVEKAPRIRQTIAKRMRESLEVSAQLTQVIEVDMTRIAKLRTASKDSFQAQNGAKLTFLPFLSKAVTEALKQHPKLNASFDEEKKEVTYHDAEHLAIAVDTEKGLLVPVIRDAGNLNLGGLAKKIADVGARTRNGQIGPDELSGGTFTITNIGSAGALFDTPIINQPQVGILGTGIIVKRPVVITGPDGDDTIAIRSMMYLSLTYDHRLVDGADAGRFLQTLKARLEGGAFEAELGL comes from the coding sequence ATGTCTGAATCCGTGAACTTGCCCGCTCTCGGTGAAAGCGTCACCGAAGGCACCGTGACCCGCTGGCTGAAGCAGGTCGGTGACCGTGTCGAGGTCGACGAGCCCCTCCTCGAGGTCTCCACCGACAAGGTCGACACCGAGATCCCGTCACCGATCGCGGGCGTGATCGAGGAGATCCTCGTCGCCGAGGACGAGACCGCCGAGGTCGGCGCCCCGCTCGTGCGGATCGGCGACGGCTCCGGCAGCGCCGATGGGGGCAGCACCGATACGGGCAGTGCCGATGCGAGCGCCGCTCCGGCCGCCGAGGAGGCTCCCGCCGAGCCCGACGCAGAGCCCGACGCAGAGCCCGAAGCCGCTCCTGCGGCAGCGGAGTCCTCCGATGACGAGCCCTCCGCGGACTCGTCCGAAGGCACCGAGGTCACCCTCCCCGCGCTCGGCGAGAGCGTCACCGAGGGCACCGTCACCCGCTGGCTCAAGGCCGTCGGCGACGACGTCGAGGTCGACGAGCCCCTCCTCGAGGTCTCGACCGACAAGGTCGACACCGAGATCCCCTCCCCCGTCGCCGGCAAGCTCCAGGAGATCCGCGTGAACGAGGACGAGACCGCCGAGGTCGGCGCCGTCCTCGCCGTGATCGGGTCGGGGGCTGCCGCGCCCAGGAAGACCGAGGCCGCAGCGGGCGAACCGCTGGCCGCAGCACCCGCCGAGGAACGCGACGACGCCCCCGCGAAGGAGGCCCCGCAGGCCTCCACGCCCGACGACGCCCCCGCCCCGAAGCCCGCCGCGGCCGAGGACAAGCCCGCCGGGAAGACTGCCCCGGAGCCGGCTGCCGAAGCCGCACCGGCGGAGGTGTCCGGAGGCTCGGACGCCGCAGCCTACGTGACGCCCCTCGTCCGCCGCCTGGCCAACCAGAACGACGTCGACCTCTCGACCGTCAAGGGCACCGGCGTGGGAGGGCGCATCCGCAAGCAGGACGTCCTCGAGGCAGCGGAGGCGAAGAAGGCCCCGCAGGCCGAGCCCGCAGCCGCCGACGCCGCGCCGGCACCCGCCGCCGCCGCACCGTCGAAGCCCGCGGCACCCGCCGTCGAGCCCTCGAAGCTGCGCGGCACCGTCGAGAAGGCCCCGCGCATCCGCCAGACCATCGCCAAGCGCATGCGCGAGTCGCTCGAGGTGTCCGCCCAGCTCACCCAGGTGATCGAGGTCGACATGACCCGCATCGCGAAGCTGCGCACCGCGTCGAAGGACTCCTTCCAGGCGCAGAACGGCGCGAAGCTCACCTTCCTGCCGTTCCTCTCCAAGGCCGTCACCGAGGCGCTCAAGCAGCACCCCAAGCTGAACGCCTCCTTCGACGAGGAGAAGAAGGAAGTGACGTACCACGACGCCGAGCACCTGGCGATCGCGGTCGACACCGAGAAGGGCCTGCTCGTCCCGGTCATCAGGGACGCCGGCAACCTCAACCTCGGCGGCCTGGCCAAGAAGATCGCCGACGTCGGCGCACGCACCCGCAACGGTCAGATCGGCCCGGACGAGCTCTCGGGCGGCACGTTCACGATCACGAACATCGGGTCCGCCGGAGCCCTGTTCGACACGCCGATCATCAACCAGCCGCAGGTAGGCATCCTCGGGACGGGCATCATCGTCAAGCGTCCCGTGGTCATCACCGGCCCGGACGGCGACGACACGATCGCGATCCGCTCCATGATGTACCTGAGCCTGACGTACGACCACCGTCTGGTGGACGGCGCGGACGCGGGCCGCTTCCTGCAGACGCTCAAGGCACGCCTGGAAGGCGGCGCGTTCGAGGCCGAGCTCGGACTGTAA